From Bacteroidota bacterium:
TGGCATAAATAAGAATCTACTGGGTAGCTACATTACCGCATTTGGAGAGAATGGTGTTGCAGATATTACAGGATGTTATACATGGATTTATGAAGCCACAGATAATTCGTCAAACAAAGCAGTTTTTCAATTAGTAATATGTGTTGAAGATAATGAATCACCTGTTATTGTTCTTCATGGCAATTCCATTGAAAATCTGGCAAGCCCAAAAGAATTGCTAGCTGATTCGTTTTCCGTCACTGATAATTATGATCAGAATATAACCGTTATTCGTAGTGGTGATTATTTCACGGATTATCTCTTGAATCATAATTTAGGATTTTATAGTATCTATTATAATGCAGAAGACCAGGCAGGCAATAAAGCTGTTCAACAAACGCGCTATATCAATGTCGACAAATTCAGTAGTTTGAAGGAATATAATCCTGAAAATAGCATATTACTTTACCCAAATCCCAATACTGGAGAATTTTTCATTCGATTTGATAATCAAATAAATGCTAAAATTGAAATAAAAATAGTTTCCGTTCTAGGTACTGAAGTATATTCTAATTCATTTAATATGGACGGAAGGAATGACGTTAAAATTGAACTCGTAGATATCAGTAATGGTCTATATTTTGTCCATATAATCAACGGAGCTATGGAACATACATGCAAGATCAATATAGAAAAATAGAAAACCCAATCATATTGTTTGATGGAATATGCAATTTGTGCAATTCCTCTGTACAATGGATCATAAAAAAGGATAATAAAACCAGCTTTCGTTTTGCTTCAATTCAATCGAAAGCTGGTATTTCTTTGTTATCTGAATGTGGTTTAACTAAAAATCAGCTTTATTCAATTGTTTTAATAGAAAACAATAGCTACAGAGATAAGTCTGATGCCATTATTCAAATTTGCGTTCTTATTGGCGGCATTTGGAAACTAGCTAAGATATTTCTGATTATCCCCAAAGTAGTAAGAGATTTATTATATGACTATATAGCTAAAAACCGATACAAATGGTTTGGAAAACGGAAGACTTGTATGCTTCCGAACGAAGATGTTTTATCTTTATTTCTCTAGTCTATTCAATAAGAAGTAAATCTGCAATATCTTCCAATTTGTTGGCCATGGGACTTGCATAAAAAAAGTCATAATTGCTGAATATTTCTAAACTATCAATTGTAATTTCAAATGTGGTCAAATTTTCACTACTTTTTTCATTTTTTAGTAAATATGCGATAGCCTTATTATCTGGCCAGGTTAAGTCAACTAATACTTTAAAGTAATA
This genomic window contains:
- a CDS encoding DUF393 domain-containing protein; this translates as MQDQYRKIENPIILFDGICNLCNSSVQWIIKKDNKTSFRFASIQSKAGISLLSECGLTKNQLYSIVLIENNSYRDKSDAIIQICVLIGGIWKLAKIFLIIPKVVRDLLYDYIAKNRYKWFGKRKTCMLPNEDVLSLFL